A genomic stretch from Hemicordylus capensis ecotype Gifberg chromosome 1, rHemCap1.1.pri, whole genome shotgun sequence includes:
- the LGALSL gene encoding galectin-related protein isoform X1 produces the protein MAGSVAERDAVKIEDGHLNNSLGSPVQAEVYFPRLIVPFCGHIKGGMRPGKKILVMGIVDLNPESFDISLTCGDSEDPPADVAIELKVIFPDRQFLRNSCVSGEWGEEQSSLPYFPFIPDQPFRVEILCEHPRFRIFVDGHQLFDFYHRIEKLSAIDTIKINGDLQLTKLG, from the exons ATGGCGGGATCGGTGGCAGAAAGGGACGCGGTG AAAATAGAGGATGGGCATTTAAACAACTCCTTGGGATCCCCGGTGCAAGCAGAAGTGTATTTTCCACGACTG ATTGTCCCATTCTGTGGGCACATCAAAGGAGGAATGAGGCCAGGCAAGAAGATCTTAGTAATGGGCATCGTGGATCTCAACCCAGAGAG TTTTGACATCAGTCTCACGTGTGGGGACTCGGAGGACCCTCCTGCTGACGTAGCTATTGAACTGAAAGTCATATTCCCGGACAGACAGTTCCTCAGGAATTCTTGCGTATCTGGCGAATGGGGAGAAGAACAGTCATCTCTTCCTTACTTCCCCTTTATCCCAGACCAGCCCTTTAGG GTTGAAATTCTTTGTGAGCACCCTCGTTTTAGAATATTCGTGGATGGACACCAGCTTTTTGATTTTTACCATCGTATTGAGAAGTTGTCAGCTATTGATACGATAAAGATCAATGGAGATCTTCAACTTACTAAACTTGGTTGA
- the LGALSL gene encoding galectin-related protein isoform X2, which produces MACWKRRAGKKIEDGHLNNSLGSPVQAEVYFPRLIVPFCGHIKGGMRPGKKILVMGIVDLNPESFDISLTCGDSEDPPADVAIELKVIFPDRQFLRNSCVSGEWGEEQSSLPYFPFIPDQPFRVEILCEHPRFRIFVDGHQLFDFYHRIEKLSAIDTIKINGDLQLTKLG; this is translated from the exons ATGGCTTGCTGGAAAAGGAGGGCTGGCAAA AAAATAGAGGATGGGCATTTAAACAACTCCTTGGGATCCCCGGTGCAAGCAGAAGTGTATTTTCCACGACTG ATTGTCCCATTCTGTGGGCACATCAAAGGAGGAATGAGGCCAGGCAAGAAGATCTTAGTAATGGGCATCGTGGATCTCAACCCAGAGAG TTTTGACATCAGTCTCACGTGTGGGGACTCGGAGGACCCTCCTGCTGACGTAGCTATTGAACTGAAAGTCATATTCCCGGACAGACAGTTCCTCAGGAATTCTTGCGTATCTGGCGAATGGGGAGAAGAACAGTCATCTCTTCCTTACTTCCCCTTTATCCCAGACCAGCCCTTTAGG GTTGAAATTCTTTGTGAGCACCCTCGTTTTAGAATATTCGTGGATGGACACCAGCTTTTTGATTTTTACCATCGTATTGAGAAGTTGTCAGCTATTGATACGATAAAGATCAATGGAGATCTTCAACTTACTAAACTTGGTTGA